From Lagopus muta isolate bLagMut1 chromosome 28, bLagMut1 primary, whole genome shotgun sequence, a single genomic window includes:
- the LOC125685405 gene encoding keratin, type II cytoskeletal 3-like, translating into MSRQSACKSFGGGSRRGYSSCSAVGGGFGGGGGSRSRISYSSYSSSRGGGSSGQCGGFSSRSLHNMGSSRGFAAGGCYGSAGRMGGYGGGIGGRGMGGGGMGGCGGGMGGGGMGGFGGGMGGGGMGGFGGGIGGGMGGGMGGFGGPGFPGGIHPVHVDSSLLRPVHVEIDPQIQQVKNQEKEQIKTLNNQFASFIDKVRFLEQQNKVLSTKWELLQQQGPSGPRKNLDVIFENYIQGLRRRLESLLGQRGQLESELQNMRQYVEEYKTKYEEEINRRTAAENEFVVLKKDVDTAYMTKVELEAKVGALTDEINFLRAIYEEELSQMQTISRDLSVVVSMDNNRHLDMDSIIEEVRRQYEQIAQNSRAEAEAWYQSRYEELQSTAGRHGDSLRNTKIEIQELTRNVQRLRTEIENVKKQNQQLQAAIAEAEERGEMALKDARVKLEELETALSKDKEDLARLLKEYQELLNVKIALDVEIAMYRKLLEGEENRLCNDGMSNVNVSVVGRTTISGGRGGMGGGFGGSGMGGGFGGGGMGGGFGGSGMGGGMGGVCGSGGGFGGGSSGGSCGMGGGMYSGGFSSGSGRICGSGGGNFSSSGGSSSIRRCVTTTSVKSSGVRF; encoded by the exons ATGTCTCGGCAGTCTGCCTGTAAAAGCTTTGGAGGAGGGAGTAGAAGGGGCTACAGCTCTTGCTCTGCCGTTGGTGGTGGCTTCGGAGGAGGTGGCGGCAGCAGAAGCAGGATCAGCTACAGCTCGTATTCCTCatccagaggaggaggaagcagtggACAGTGTGGAGgcttcagcagcaggagcctccACAAcatggggagcagcagagggTTTGCTGCGGGTGGGTGTTACGGCAGTGCAGGCAGAATGGGTGGCTATGGAGGAGGAATAGGTGGCAGAGGAATGGGTGGAGGAGGAATGGGTGGCTGTGGTGGAGGAATGGGAGGTGGAGGAATGGGTGGCTTTGGTGGAGGAATGGGTGGTGGAGGAATGGGTGGCTTCGGTGGAGGAATAGGTGGAGGAATGGGAGGAGGAATGGGAGGCTTCGGGGGTCCTGgcttccctggaggcatccatCCAGTGCACGTTGACTCGAGCCTCCTGCGGCCCGTCCACGTTGAGATCGATCCTCAGATCCAGCAAGTGAAAAACCAGGAGAAGGAGCAGATCAAGACTCTTAACAATCAGTTTGCCTCCTTCATTGACAAG GTGCGCTTCctggagcagcagaacaaggTTCTCTCCACCAAGtgggagctcctgcagcagcaagggcCTTCAGGACCCAGGAAGAACCTGGATGTCATCTTTGAGAATTACATCCAGGGCCTAAGGAGGAGGTTGGAGTCTCTGCTGGGACAGAGGGGACAGCTGGAATCCGAGCTGCAGAACATGCGGCAATACGTGGAGGAGTACAAAACCAA GTATGAGGAAGAGATCAACAGGCGCACTGCTGCTGAGAATGAGTTTGTGGTGCTGAAGAAG GATGTGGACACCGCCTACATGACCAAGGTGGAGTTGGAAGCCAAGGTGGGAGCTCTGACTGATGAGATCAACTTCTTGAGGGCCATCTATGAGGAG GAACTGTCTCAGATGCAGACAATCAGCAGGGACTTGTCTGTGGTGGTGTCGATGGACAACAACCGGCACCTGGACATGGACAGCATCATTGAGGAGGTCAGACGGCAGTACGAGCAGATTGCccagaacagcagagctgaagctgaGGCTTGGTACCAGAGCCGG tatgaggagctgcagagcactgctggaagGCACGGGGACAGCCTGCGCAACACCAAGATCGAGATCCAGGAGCTGACCAGGAATGTCCAGCGGCTGCGGACTGAAATTGAGAATGTGAAGAAGCAG aaccagcagctgcaggcagctatTGCTGAGGCTGAGGAGAGGGGTGAGATGGCCCTGAAGGATGCCAGGGTGAAATTGGAAGAGCTGGAAACTGCTCTGAGCAAGGACAAGGAGGACCTGGCTCGCCTGCTGAAGGAATACCAGGAGCTGCTGAACGTCAAGATTGCCCTGGATGTGGAGATTGCCATGTACAGGAAGCtgctggagggagaggagaacaG GCTGTGCAACGATGGGATGTCCAACGTCAATGTCT CTGTGGTAGGCAGGACCACCATctctggaggaagaggaggcatGGGAGGAGGATTTGGAGGCAGCGGCATGGGAGGAGGATTTGGAGGCGGTGGAATGGGAGGAGGATTTGGAGGCAGCGGCATGGGAGGAGGAATGGGAGGAGTGTGTGGCTCAGGAGGAGGCTTTGGAGGTGGAAGCTCTGGCGGCAGCTGTGGAATGGGAGGAGGAATGTACAGCGGAGGCTTCTCCTCTGGAAGTGGAAGGATTTGCGGCTCTGGGGGTGGCAACTTCAGCTCCAGTGGGGGATCCTCCTCCATACGGAGATGCGTCACAACCACCTCCGTCAAGTCTTCAGGAGTGAGGTTCTGA
- the LOC125685406 gene encoding keratin, type II cytoskeletal 6C-like produces MSRQSVCRSFGGGSRRGYSSCSAIGGGFGGGGSRSRSSYSSFSMSRGYGGGGRCGGFGSRSLHNMGSSGRIAIGGCYSGGGYGGRMGGFGGGYGGLGSYGGGMGFGGGMGGGGGMGGFGGGMGGYGGGMGGGGMGGYGGPSFGFGGPGRGGPGIQPVQVDTTLLQPVHVEIDPQIQQVKNQEKEQIKTLNNQFASFIDKVRFLEQQNKVLSTKWELLQQQGPSGPRKNLDVIFENYIQNLRRQLDSILAQRGQLESELQNMQQYVEDYKNKYEEEINRRTTAENEFVVLKKDVDTAYMTKVELEAKVGALTDEINFLRAIYEEELSQMQTISRDLSVVVSMDNNRHLDMDSIIEEVRRQYEQIAQNSRAEAEAWYQSQYEELQSTAGRHGDSLRNTKIEIQELTRNVQRLRAEIENVKKQNQQLQAAIAEAEERGEMALKDARVKLEELETALSKDKEELARLLKEYQELLNIKIALDVEIAMYRKLLEGEENRLCNDGMSNVNISVIGRTTISGGRGGMGGGFGGSGMGGGFGGSGMGGGFGGSGMGGGMGGVCGSGGGFGGGSSGGSCGMGGGMYSAGFSSGSGRICGSGGGNFSSSGGSSSIRRCVTTTSVKSSGVRF; encoded by the exons ATGTCCCGGCAGTCTGTCTGCAGAAGCTTTGGGGGAGGGAGCAGAAGGGGCTACAGCTCTTGCTCTGCCATCGGCGGTGGCTTTGGAGGTGGtggcagcagaagcaggagCAGCTACAGCTCGTTCTCTATGTCCAGGGGATATGGAGGTGGTGGACGTTGTGGAGGCTTTGGCAGCAGGAGCCTCCATAACATGGGGAGCAGCGGAAGGATTGCCATAGGTGGATGCTACAGCGGTGGAGGTTATGGAGGCAGAATGGGTGGCTTTGGTGGAGGCTACGGAGGACTAGGCAGCTACGGAGGAGGAATGGGCTTTGGTGGAGGAatgggtggtggtggtggaatGGGCGGCTTCGGTGGAGGGATGGGTGGCTATGGTGGAGGAATGGGAGGTGGAGGAATGGGTGGCTATGGTGGCCCAAGCTTTGGCTTTGGTGGCCCTGGTAGAGGTGGCCCTGGCATTCAGCCCGTGCAGGTCGACACAACCCTGCTACAGCCAGTCCATGTTGAGATCGACCCCCAGATCCAGCAAGTGAAGAACCAGGAGAAGGAGCAGATCAAGACTCTTAACAATCAGTTTGCCTCCTTCATTGACAAG GTGCGCTTCctggagcagcagaacaaggTTCTCTCCACCAAGtgggagctcctgcagcagcaagggcCTTCAGGACCCAGGAAGAACCTGGATGTCATCTTTGAAAACTACATCCAGAACCTGAGGCGGCAGCTGGACTCCATTCTGGCACAGAGGGGACAGCTGGAATCCGAGCTGCAGAACATGCAGCAATACGTTGAGGATTACAAAAACAA GTATGAGGAAGAGATCAACAGGCGCACAACAGCTGAGAACGAGTTTGTGGTGCTCAAGAAG GATGTGGACACCGCCTACATGACCAAGGTGGAGTTGGAGGCCAAGGTGGGAGCTCTGACTGATGAGATCAACTTCTTGAGGGCCATCTATGAGGAG GAACTGTCTCAGATGCAGACAATCAGCAGGGACTTGTCTGTGGTGGTGTCGATGGACAACAACCGGCACCTGGACATGGACAGCATCATTGAGGAGGTCAGACGGCAGTACGAGCAGATTGCccagaacagcagagctgaagctgaGGCTTGGTACCAGAGCCAG tatgaggagctgcagagcactgctggaagGCACGGGGACAGCCTGCGCAACACCAAGATCGAGATCCAGGAGCTGACCAGGAATGTCCAGCGGCTGCGGGCTGAGATTGAGAATGTGAAGAAGCAG aaccagcagctgcaggcagctatTGCTGAGGCCGAGGAGAGGGGTGAGATGGCCCTGAAGGATGCCAGGGTGAAATTGGAAGAGCTGGAAACTGCTCTGAGCAAGGACAAGGAGGAGCTGGCTCGCCTGCTGAAGGAATACCAGGAGCTGCTGAACATCAAGATTGCCCTGGATGTGGAGATTGCCATGTACAGGAAGCtgctggagggagaggagaacag gctGTGCAATGATGGAATGTCCAACGTCAACATCT CTGTGATAGGCAGGACCACCATctctggaggaagaggaggcatGGGAGGAGGATTTGGAGGCAGCGGAATGGGTGGAGGATTTGGAGGCAGCGGCATGGGAGGAGGATTTGGAGGCAGCGGTATGGGAGGAGGAATGGGAGGAGTGTGTGGCTCAGGAGGAGGCTTTGGAGGTGGAAGCTCTGGCGGCAGCTGTGGAATGGGAGGAGGAATGTACAGCGCAGGCTTCTCCTCTGGAAGTGGAAGGATTTGCGGCTCTGGGGGTGGCAACTTCAGCTCCAGTGGGGGATCCTCCTCCATACGGAGATGCGTCACAACCACCTCTGTCAAGTCTTCAGGAGTGAGGTTCTGA